A portion of the Candidatus Cloacimonas sp. genome contains these proteins:
- the rpsT gene encoding 30S ribosomal protein S20: MPQHKSPMKRMKTDKKRAARNNYVKSTIRTLSKKIRSNATEDEKEKILSELYSQLDKAAKKGVIHHRTASRRKARLADYVNKAKTEKNS, translated from the coding sequence ATGCCACAACACAAATCACCTATGAAAAGAATGAAGACAGACAAAAAAAGAGCTGCCCGTAACAATTATGTAAAGAGCACCATTAGAACTCTTTCCAAGAAAATTCGCAGTAATGCCACTGAGGATGAAAAAGAAAAGATACTATCAGAGTTATATTCTCAGCTTGATAAAGCAGCCAAAAAGGGAGTTATTCATCATAGAACTGCTTCTCGCAGAAAAGCTCGTTTGGCTGATTATGTAAATAAAGCCAAAACGGAAAAAAACTCCTGA
- a CDS encoding metalloregulator ArsR/SmtB family transcription factor, with protein MKDDPKYQYMNTIMKAMAHPTRLFILDLLAEKEYCVCELQKQIGTDISTVSKHLAVLKNAGLISSHKVNNQVWYNLLCPCVLDFYNCLSEIKK; from the coding sequence ATGAAAGATGATCCTAAGTATCAATATATGAACACTATAATGAAGGCAATGGCACATCCGACGCGTCTATTTATTTTGGATTTACTTGCAGAAAAGGAATATTGCGTATGTGAATTGCAAAAACAGATCGGGACTGATATTTCCACCGTTTCCAAACATTTGGCTGTTCTAAAAAATGCTGGATTGATAAGCAGTCACAAAGTGAATAATCAGGTCTGGTATAATTTGCTTTGTCCCTGTGTGCTGGATTTTTATAATTGTCTGTCCGAAATTAAAAAATAG
- a CDS encoding DUF2851 family protein, whose protein sequence is MDEKFLYHIWDEGHLAGNLKTVSGKELKINYQGQFNTFRGPDFVNAIISLNGEDLQGAIEIHQNTQDWIKHAHQEDVHYNQVILHTVLNHNGSQPYTIKENGELIEILELKNQLSEDIQKLLSDLEDKDLISGNDYCDLLSAIDNDRLFGILAISGKQRFMSKVHRFNVSLSLSDFDQILYEGMMEAAGYDKNKFNLFQLAQSIPFAKLREWFKEGMTSKEMLSLLIGSSGLLPKSRNRLSAELYAELLSTYESQRYYARKLDIDWQLFRIRPGNHPVFRLILLSEFLYNCLPDGLLNYFLNNLELAEPKPSKRYQTFSQLFKPQQEGLLHNRQGLGITVINNIYINIYLPILYLYYQKLAKAEMTESILQSYVTFKALPENYITRFMCNHINSSQVKAVNSKTLYQQGLIDIYYRFCRYHLCSECLKNI, encoded by the coding sequence ATGGATGAGAAATTTCTTTACCACATCTGGGATGAAGGCCATTTAGCTGGAAACCTGAAGACTGTTAGTGGTAAAGAGCTAAAAATAAATTATCAAGGTCAATTCAACACTTTCAGAGGTCCCGATTTCGTAAATGCCATTATATCTTTAAACGGAGAGGATTTACAAGGTGCCATAGAAATTCATCAAAATACGCAGGACTGGATTAAACACGCGCATCAAGAAGATGTTCATTATAATCAAGTTATTTTACATACTGTTCTCAATCATAATGGTTCGCAGCCCTACACCATAAAGGAAAATGGTGAGCTGATAGAAATATTGGAACTGAAAAATCAGCTTTCGGAAGATATTCAAAAACTGCTTTCCGATCTTGAAGATAAAGATTTAATAAGTGGAAATGATTATTGCGATTTACTTTCTGCCATTGATAACGATAGATTGTTCGGTATATTAGCTATAAGTGGAAAACAGCGGTTTATGAGCAAAGTGCATAGATTCAATGTTTCCCTTTCTTTGAGCGATTTTGATCAAATTCTTTATGAAGGAATGATGGAAGCCGCCGGCTATGATAAAAACAAATTTAATCTGTTTCAATTGGCGCAAAGCATTCCTTTTGCCAAACTGCGCGAATGGTTTAAAGAGGGAATGACCAGCAAAGAAATGCTTTCGCTTTTAATTGGTTCTTCGGGTCTTTTGCCTAAAAGCCGAAATCGCTTATCTGCAGAACTTTATGCTGAACTTTTAAGCACTTATGAAAGCCAAAGATATTATGCTCGCAAATTGGATATTGATTGGCAACTTTTTCGGATCCGTCCCGGAAATCATCCTGTTTTCCGACTTATTTTACTTAGCGAATTTCTCTATAACTGCTTGCCAGATGGATTGTTAAATTATTTTCTAAACAATTTAGAATTGGCAGAACCAAAGCCCTCCAAAAGATATCAGACCTTTTCGCAGCTTTTTAAACCTCAACAGGAAGGACTGTTACATAACCGACAAGGTTTAGGAATAACGGTAATAAACAACATCTACATCAATATTTATCTGCCTATCCTTTATCTATACTACCAAAAATTGGCAAAAGCAGAAATGACAGAATCCATTCTACAATCTTATGTAACCTTTAAAGCGCTACCAGAAAATTATATCACTCGTTTTATGTGCAATCATATAAATTCCAGCCAAGTGAAGGCAGTAAATAGTAAAACCCTTTACCAGCAAGGTCTGATAGATATTTATTACCGTTTTTGCCGTTATCATCTTTGTTCGGAATGCTTAAAGAATATCTGA
- the mtgA gene encoding monofunctional biosynthetic peptidoglycan transglycosylase: MKRRRPLLLRILRFIIILHLWFWGIIAFFSLIYNFVNPPLTPLMVQRYLVRGYPIHKRYYVPLEKIPKRTQKMLIAIEDGNYYQHFGFEWKMVKEAYEHNKKAGKIRFGASTISNQLARTIFLTTRRSYLRKYLEIQATVIMEICMSKKRMLELYFNYVEWGQGIYGIETASRFYYGKSCSSLSRAQSIKLISILTNPIRYSPETFYRSPSARQRYNLLQRYF; this comes from the coding sequence TTGAAACGCAGGCGTCCTTTACTTCTGCGTATATTGCGATTTATAATTATTTTGCACCTTTGGTTTTGGGGCATTATTGCTTTTTTTTCGCTAATCTATAATTTTGTAAATCCACCTCTTACGCCTTTAATGGTCCAACGCTACCTTGTGCGAGGTTATCCTATTCATAAAAGGTATTATGTTCCGCTGGAAAAGATTCCCAAACGCACTCAAAAAATGCTGATCGCCATTGAGGATGGAAATTATTATCAGCATTTCGGTTTTGAATGGAAAATGGTTAAAGAAGCTTACGAGCATAATAAAAAAGCGGGGAAAATTCGTTTTGGTGCCAGCACGATTAGCAATCAACTTGCCAGAACCATTTTTTTAACTACCAGGCGCAGTTATTTACGCAAATATCTTGAGATTCAAGCAACGGTGATAATGGAAATTTGTATGAGCAAAAAGAGAATGTTGGAGCTTTATTTCAACTATGTTGAATGGGGACAAGGAATTTATGGCATAGAAACAGCGTCGCGTTTTTACTATGGAAAGAGCTGCAGTTCTTTATCCCGCGCCCAATCCATTAAGTTAATCAGCATTTTAACCAATCCCATTCGTTATTCACCGGAGACATTTTATAGATCACCTTCTGCCAGGCAGCGATATAACCTCTTGCAAAGGTATTTTTGA